In one window of Frigoriglobus tundricola DNA:
- a CDS encoding type II secretion system protein GspD produces MPEEARGLLNSIDAERFARKQRTAAEAVKNAKAAFEQKDYQRTLSVLVMIDPNLLTPEAKGTRDQLLATCKVELGKSGPGGDVVATGGAQPDKSLLPPADPAPPNPPGVARVGPDAKTDGPAAQADALRRVEVQKLRSEGLKVQQDAGAAFGRGETDLAMQLLMDYSNRVRSSGLDAAAIAQLLRPVEGRLDTFRIMKGQQDALTRQTKEKREAREQLTTRGVVEEERKQEVAALVRRYHDLVKKNDFAGAERVALQAKQLDPDDPAVTALAEMAKLQKRVKYAEKAKSDREQIFLDGLNNAEEMGPLVTTEDPVAIQLRSLARSRNRGSLDNAHLRTRTPAEFDIELKLDKPISIEFTQTPLDQVIDNLKVSTGLPLVIDYRALDDEKISQVQPITIKPGTAVAAKNVLAFALEQAGLSYVVEHDMVKVTTLKKSKGRLVTKVFSVADLVTPVPNFALPDYANFDKMLKSNPLNSGQIMLQGLNTPGSTTPNVPPNGLTGGQGVSNPLPAAALGQGAMPGIQGQHWTGGRLETHPLNSSSTMTSENNTKQEQLIRLITSMVRPYAWDGHGGAGKVEFFDIGNALVVNQTADVIQEVADLLEALRRLQDLAVAVEVRIVSLSESFFERMGVDFSINIQTHNTSLEPALTSGNSRQSPFINSLNGYNGYTVGLTPAGTFTPDLNVPIQSTSFSRAIPGFGNYPNTPGNDGGISLGLAFLNDIQVYTFMEMAQGDQRANIMQAPKLTLFNGQTATLTVTNTQFFVTNVQVVSVNGQIVFIPQNQALPGPGNFNQGGSTTISIQAVVSADRRFVRLNLPVNLSVQSGASVPLFPITTFITPVFEGGSQGQPIPFTQFLQQPAFTTMNIQTTVVCPDGGTVLLGGLKTLRESRNEFGPPFLSKIPYLNRLFKNVGVGRDTTHVMIMVTPRIIINSEEEIVQTEGGLRP; encoded by the coding sequence GTGCCCGAAGAGGCCCGCGGCCTGCTGAACAGCATCGACGCGGAACGGTTCGCGCGGAAGCAGCGCACCGCCGCCGAGGCGGTCAAGAACGCGAAGGCGGCGTTCGAGCAGAAGGACTACCAGCGCACCCTCAGCGTGCTGGTGATGATCGACCCGAACCTGCTGACGCCCGAGGCCAAGGGCACCCGCGACCAACTGCTGGCCACGTGCAAGGTCGAGCTGGGCAAGTCCGGTCCGGGCGGCGACGTGGTCGCCACCGGCGGCGCCCAGCCGGACAAGTCGCTGCTGCCGCCGGCCGACCCGGCGCCGCCGAACCCGCCGGGCGTCGCCCGCGTCGGCCCGGACGCCAAGACCGACGGGCCGGCCGCCCAGGCGGACGCGCTCCGGCGGGTGGAGGTCCAGAAGCTCCGCAGCGAGGGGCTCAAGGTCCAGCAGGACGCGGGGGCCGCGTTCGGCCGGGGCGAGACCGACCTCGCCATGCAGTTGCTCATGGACTACTCGAACCGCGTCCGGTCCAGCGGGCTCGACGCCGCGGCGATCGCGCAGCTGCTCCGCCCGGTGGAGGGCCGGCTGGACACGTTCCGGATCATGAAGGGCCAGCAGGACGCCCTCACCCGGCAGACCAAGGAGAAGCGCGAGGCCCGCGAGCAACTCACCACCCGCGGCGTGGTCGAAGAGGAGCGCAAGCAGGAGGTGGCGGCCCTCGTGCGCCGGTACCACGACCTGGTGAAGAAGAACGACTTCGCCGGGGCCGAGCGCGTCGCGCTCCAGGCCAAGCAGCTCGACCCGGACGACCCCGCCGTCACCGCGCTGGCCGAGATGGCGAAGCTGCAAAAGCGGGTCAAGTACGCCGAAAAGGCCAAGTCCGACCGCGAGCAGATCTTCCTCGACGGCCTGAACAACGCCGAGGAGATGGGGCCGCTCGTCACCACCGAGGACCCGGTCGCCATCCAGCTGCGGTCCCTGGCCCGGTCCCGGAACCGCGGGTCGCTGGACAACGCCCACCTGCGGACCCGCACCCCGGCCGAGTTCGACATCGAACTGAAGCTCGACAAGCCGATCTCGATCGAGTTCACCCAGACGCCGCTCGACCAGGTGATCGACAACCTGAAGGTGAGCACCGGGCTGCCACTGGTGATCGACTACCGGGCCCTTGACGACGAGAAGATCAGCCAGGTCCAGCCCATCACCATCAAGCCGGGCACGGCGGTGGCGGCCAAGAACGTGCTCGCGTTCGCCCTCGAGCAGGCCGGGCTGAGCTACGTCGTCGAGCACGACATGGTGAAGGTGACGACCCTCAAGAAGTCCAAGGGGCGGCTGGTCACGAAGGTGTTCTCGGTGGCCGACCTCGTCACCCCGGTGCCGAACTTCGCGCTGCCCGACTACGCCAACTTCGACAAGATGCTCAAGAGCAACCCGCTCAACAGCGGGCAGATCATGCTGCAAGGGCTGAACACCCCGGGCAGCACGACGCCGAACGTGCCGCCCAACGGGCTGACCGGGGGCCAGGGCGTGAGCAACCCGCTGCCGGCGGCGGCGCTGGGCCAGGGCGCGATGCCCGGGATCCAGGGCCAGCACTGGACCGGCGGGCGGCTCGAAACCCACCCGCTGAACAGCTCGTCCACCATGACGAGCGAGAACAACACCAAGCAGGAGCAGCTCATCCGGCTCATCACGAGCATGGTGCGCCCCTACGCCTGGGACGGGCACGGCGGGGCCGGTAAGGTCGAGTTCTTCGACATCGGGAACGCCCTCGTGGTGAACCAGACGGCCGACGTGATCCAGGAGGTCGCCGACCTGCTGGAGGCGCTCCGCCGGCTGCAGGACCTGGCGGTCGCGGTCGAGGTCCGCATCGTGTCGCTGTCCGAATCGTTCTTCGAGCGCATGGGCGTGGACTTCTCGATCAACATCCAGACCCACAACACCAGCCTCGAGCCGGCGCTGACCAGCGGCAACTCCCGGCAGAGCCCGTTCATCAACAGCCTGAACGGGTACAACGGCTACACGGTCGGGCTCACGCCGGCCGGGACGTTCACCCCGGACCTGAACGTGCCCATCCAGTCCACCAGCTTCTCGCGGGCCATCCCGGGCTTCGGGAACTACCCGAACACGCCGGGCAACGACGGCGGGATCTCGCTGGGCCTGGCGTTCCTGAACGACATCCAGGTGTACACGTTCATGGAAATGGCCCAGGGCGACCAGCGGGCCAACATCATGCAGGCCCCGAAGCTGACGCTGTTCAACGGGCAGACCGCGACCCTGACGGTCACCAACACCCAGTTCTTCGTGACGAACGTGCAGGTGGTGTCGGTGAACGGGCAGATCGTGTTCATCCCGCAGAACCAGGCCCTGCCCGGCCCCGGTAACTTCAACCAGGGCGGCTCGACGACCATCAGCATCCAGGCGGTGGTTTCGGCCGACCGCCGGTTCGTCCGGCTCAACCTGCCGGTGAACCTGTCCGTGCAGTCGGGCGCGTCCGTGCCGCTGTTCCCGATCACCACGTTCATCACGCCGGTGTTCGAGGGCGGCAGCCAGGGCCAGCCGATCCCGTTCACCCAGTTCCTCCAACAGCCGGCGTTCACCACCATGAACATCCAGACGACGGTGGTGTGCCCGGACGGTGGTACGGTGCTCCTGGGCGGGCTGAAGACGCTCCGCGAGAGCCGCAACGAGTTCGGCCCGCCGTTCCTGAGCAAGATCCCGTACCTGAACCGGTTGTTCAAGAACGTGGGCGTGGGCCGCGACACCACGCACGTGATGATCATGGTGACGCCGCGCATCATCATCAACTCGGAGGAAGAGATCGTTCAGACCGAGGGCGGCCTGCGGCCGTGA
- a CDS encoding RNA polymerase sigma factor gives MGTSSRGLFGFLARLRPPPPVDSDADLLGRYVNTADQLAFTGLVRRHGPMVLAVCRRRLGRGADAEDAFQAVFLARARSAHAIARRERCPAGSTGRRTRSHSRRPGAGAGRPTTELATEVPMPAAPPAWETDELKAALDAEVADLPDRFRSVVVLCLVEARPRAEAAAVLGVPVGTVDSRLNAARKRLQARLTRRGIAIGLGAALDPMLCEPAAATGGRVLELITSTVSAVLAEAAGSETGAVSPAVVELSRGVTMTTTKLRLLAALGVTLGLIGGAGAGIYFATAADPVPPVTRVTETPTTATEQPKAGAPDRPDAKAEPRASGEAALLKPFGKEVGDGTNLRDLFAYIENQTQLVLRVDVAAFQRIGVISRGDADTPDLFLNAVYATKVVLPRRVELLPTRDVLADALAQIQSSHPCTYQVRGSQLVIVPAFIPPVRPGVDPLGPGDADGNTPSITERILSEQIYGGVVRVTVDRKPATEILADLRAQTGANIVLDPRCEALDKKVLTVTLSDVRLYDALRVLADMADLKMVCVGNIYYITTAANAKAFQPPAPRPAVPMAPQPPSVGGK, from the coding sequence ATGGGCACGTCATCCCGCGGACTCTTCGGCTTTCTGGCCCGGCTCCGGCCGCCGCCACCGGTCGATTCCGACGCGGACCTGCTCGGGCGGTACGTGAACACTGCCGACCAGCTCGCGTTTACGGGTCTGGTCCGCCGCCACGGCCCGATGGTGCTGGCCGTTTGCCGCCGCCGGCTGGGCCGCGGGGCCGACGCCGAGGACGCCTTCCAGGCCGTGTTCCTGGCGCGCGCGCGCTCCGCGCACGCGATCGCCCGGCGCGAGCGCTGCCCGGCTGGCTCTACCGGGCGGCGTACCAGATCGCACTCAAGGCGGCCGGGCGCCGGGGCCGGGCGCCCCACGACCGAACTGGCGACCGAGGTGCCGATGCCCGCCGCGCCGCCCGCCTGGGAAACCGACGAGCTGAAAGCGGCCCTGGACGCGGAGGTCGCGGACCTGCCCGACCGGTTCCGCTCGGTGGTCGTCCTGTGCCTGGTCGAGGCGCGCCCCCGCGCGGAGGCGGCGGCGGTCCTGGGGGTTCCGGTCGGTACGGTCGATTCGCGGCTGAACGCCGCCCGCAAGCGGCTCCAGGCGCGGCTGACCCGACGCGGGATCGCGATCGGCCTCGGCGCCGCGCTCGACCCGATGCTCTGCGAACCCGCCGCGGCGACCGGGGGCCGCGTTCTGGAACTGATTACGAGTACCGTTTCGGCGGTCCTCGCGGAAGCGGCCGGGTCCGAGACGGGTGCCGTCTCACCGGCGGTGGTTGAACTCTCACGAGGGGTAACAATGACGACGACGAAGCTCCGCCTCCTGGCCGCCCTGGGCGTGACGCTCGGGCTCATCGGCGGCGCGGGAGCCGGCATCTATTTCGCAACGGCCGCCGACCCGGTGCCGCCGGTCACCCGGGTGACCGAGACTCCGACGACCGCGACCGAACAGCCCAAGGCCGGAGCCCCCGATCGACCGGATGCGAAGGCCGAGCCACGGGCCAGCGGAGAAGCGGCGCTCCTCAAGCCGTTCGGGAAGGAGGTTGGGGACGGAACCAATCTGAGGGACCTGTTCGCTTATATCGAAAACCAGACCCAACTGGTTCTGCGTGTGGACGTGGCCGCGTTCCAGCGAATCGGCGTCATCAGCAGGGGGGACGCCGACACACCCGATCTGTTCCTGAACGCCGTTTACGCAACCAAAGTCGTCCTCCCCCGCCGGGTCGAGTTGCTGCCGACCCGCGACGTACTGGCGGACGCGCTGGCCCAAATACAATCATCGCATCCGTGTACGTATCAGGTGCGCGGGTCGCAGTTGGTCATCGTCCCGGCCTTCATACCGCCGGTGCGCCCCGGAGTCGATCCGTTGGGTCCCGGCGATGCCGACGGCAATACCCCCTCCATCACGGAAAGGATACTCAGCGAACAGATCTACGGCGGGGTCGTGCGTGTGACGGTCGATCGCAAGCCGGCGACCGAAATTCTCGCCGACCTGCGGGCACAAACGGGCGCGAACATCGTACTCGACCCGCGGTGCGAAGCCCTGGATAAGAAGGTGCTGACCGTCACTCTGAGCGACGTGCGGCTCTACGACGCCCTGCGGGTACTCGCCGACATGGCGGACCTGAAAATGGTCTGCGTCGGCAACATCTACTACATCACGACCGCGGCCAACGCCAAGGCGTTCCAGCCGCCCGCGCCGCGCCCGGCGGTTCCGATGGCACCGCAACCGCCCTCGGTCGGCGGGAAGTGA